The following proteins come from a genomic window of Proteiniphilum propionicum:
- a CDS encoding discoidin domain-containing protein, translated as MNRLIYFKTIILAFLLFLFSCDKETAITLPTIGEVTYEVGYGEISFNWNFPQEQDVEYVRVDFSDEGEDKLYSFSRYAEDALIMNLQSREYTFSIRTADKTGHMSAPICINATPLEPAYKVVASSLKIEPVIGGVAVSWENPTGKDIQINVDYLDGDGVRQLYTSISSELTGKRYVLGVHTEEQVFSYYTSGPGNFLQLSEIKTASIKPYQEVRFQDKSEWIIVDFTSQSSQNEPPTRIFDDNLSTFWQTDWRAADPFPHHVTFDMLSSRIVTKLGFYNRDHNNAQNAPTDFIVEGSLDGVDWTIYGSYNDFPTTRNTEIIYSLDALSSIRYLRVTFSNPRNNVVFFSLAELYVYGAFL; from the coding sequence ATGAATAGATTAATTTATTTTAAAACAATTATTTTGGCGTTTCTTTTATTCCTCTTTTCTTGCGATAAAGAAACAGCTATCACTTTACCAACCATAGGAGAGGTTACCTATGAGGTCGGGTATGGAGAAATTTCCTTTAATTGGAATTTTCCTCAAGAACAAGATGTTGAATATGTACGCGTTGATTTCTCGGATGAGGGAGAAGACAAATTATATTCCTTTAGTCGTTATGCAGAAGACGCTTTGATTATGAATTTACAAAGCCGGGAATATACTTTTTCAATCAGAACAGCTGACAAAACAGGCCACATGTCTGCTCCCATATGCATTAATGCAACTCCTTTGGAGCCTGCTTACAAGGTAGTAGCTTCAAGTTTAAAAATCGAACCTGTTATAGGAGGAGTGGCTGTTAGTTGGGAGAATCCAACGGGAAAAGATATCCAAATAAACGTAGACTATCTAGACGGTGACGGAGTACGGCAATTATATACATCAATATCATCTGAATTAACCGGGAAACGATATGTGTTAGGTGTACATACCGAGGAACAGGTTTTCAGTTACTATACTTCTGGTCCGGGTAACTTCCTTCAGTTATCTGAAATAAAAACAGCTTCCATTAAACCTTATCAGGAAGTCCGGTTTCAAGATAAAAGTGAGTGGATTATCGTAGATTTTACTTCGCAAAGTAGTCAGAATGAGCCTCCCACGAGAATATTTGATGACAATTTGAGCACATTTTGGCAAACGGACTGGAGGGCGGCAGATCCATTTCCTCATCATGTTACTTTCGATATGTTGAGCAGTCGTATTGTAACTAAGCTGGGTTTTTATAACAGAGATCATAATAATGCACAAAATGCACCTACTGATTTTATTGTGGAAGGCAGTCTGGATGGTGTTGATTGGACAATATACGGAAGCTACAATGATTTCCCGACAACTCGAAACACTGAGATCATTTATAGTTTAGATGCTCTTTCTAGCATTCGTTATTTACGAGTAACATTTAGTAATCCAAGAAATAATGTTGTCTTTTTTTCGTTAGCAGAGCTGTATGTGTATGGGGCTTTTCTATAG
- a CDS encoding FecR family protein has product MLHEQIEYNVLISKYLDNEISSEEKKQLEFWIIQSKENKAYFREMAKSWEESTIALQDKTIVRNQLIKFFERQKLRKRRTLLKWISGAAAAVILLLISLQLFLPNVFFGDEILTVSSEDTKKEVFLPDGSHVWLNAHSMLSYSLKFNHSRKVRLTGEALFDVQPDQGRNFVVETDNITIEVLGTLFLVSDCGESSKTETVLESGKINLKFNKSGEALQMKPNQQVVYNHIDGSTIVKNVNATDYTSWRKSSLIFENRRLRDVFTQMERWYNVEIQCNNSDLLNTPVSFTLDEEPLSETLSILEQITSLSWKKNSNEMIIIE; this is encoded by the coding sequence ATGCTACATGAGCAAATTGAATATAATGTACTGATATCCAAATATCTTGATAACGAAATTAGTTCTGAAGAAAAGAAGCAGTTGGAGTTTTGGATAATACAGTCGAAAGAAAATAAAGCATATTTCCGGGAGATGGCAAAGTCTTGGGAGGAATCAACAATAGCGCTGCAAGATAAAACAATTGTGCGAAATCAACTGATTAAATTCTTTGAAAGACAAAAACTGAGGAAACGGCGCACTCTATTAAAATGGATCTCGGGAGCGGCTGCTGCAGTTATTCTTTTGCTGATCAGTTTACAGTTGTTTCTTCCAAATGTGTTTTTCGGTGACGAAATATTAACGGTCTCATCTGAAGATACAAAAAAAGAGGTCTTTCTACCAGACGGATCTCATGTGTGGCTTAATGCACACAGCATGCTTAGTTATTCCCTCAAATTCAACCATTCACGGAAAGTCAGGTTAACCGGAGAGGCGCTTTTCGATGTGCAACCAGACCAAGGAAGGAATTTCGTTGTAGAAACTGACAATATAACGATAGAAGTGCTAGGCACACTTTTTCTGGTGAGCGATTGCGGAGAATCCTCTAAAACCGAAACGGTTTTAGAATCTGGCAAGATAAACCTGAAATTTAATAAATCGGGAGAAGCATTGCAGATGAAACCCAATCAGCAAGTTGTTTACAATCATATTGATGGATCAACAATAGTGAAAAATGTAAATGCTACTGATTACACCAGTTGGAGAAAGAGCAGCCTGATCTTTGAAAACAGACGGTTGAGAGACGTCTTTACACAAATGGAACGATGGTATAATGTGGAAATCCAATGTAATAACAGTGATTTGTTGAATACTCCGGTATCATTCACGCTTGATGAAGAACCATTGAGTGAGACCTTAAGCATATTGGAGCAAATTACATCTTTATCGTGGAAAAAAAATAGTAACGAGATGATAATAATTGAATAG
- a CDS encoding RagB/SusD family nutrient uptake outer membrane protein, protein MKLYKLLFILLTIGVISCNYLDVVPDEVTTEDDAFRTIEAAENFLYSCYSYIPNSREAVISLDWLTGDEIVTAFEHETFAQFPKGNYTANDPFISYWNTLFSGIKQCYLLINNIDKVPNLDQSSKDDYIAQVDFLIAYYHFLLLRCYGPIILVKEEPVINTSPKDFLGRTPYDECVDWIAERFDDVALRLPANRSNRLMGLATSVAAKAIKSRMLLYAASPLYNGNSMYADFKNPDGTSLINTTFDVNKWSRAKEACKEAIEAAEAVGHRLYMPADATAGDLPEPADPIQRALRFTLVDKASKEHIWIDARPEGFFSMQNKSRPWLIGHSWNGISPTLTMLDRFYSKNGLPIDQDPAFDYEKRFSPTVFDEDDINGEGQTQKMNIDREPRYYAWISFHNGYYECQGRYYEGSGHNAYEDSNFRGINNMKVLTQFMRNQACGVQQRSNNYSPTGFLNKKGVHPASNSGGGGHREYPWPVVRLGELYLNYAEACVESGDLDEAKVYINKIRERAGIPTLETAWGSIGVSLTEAKMRGIVRQERMIEMYMEHQNFWDMRRWLLAGEYFDATPVGNNIMTNDFEEFCTPTPLDGRVVAGGNSPNIPRNFASPRNYLMPIPYTEVQKNKNLVQNPGY, encoded by the coding sequence ATGAAATTATATAAATTATTATTCATATTATTGACAATTGGTGTCATTTCTTGCAACTACCTGGATGTTGTGCCTGACGAAGTAACTACAGAAGATGATGCTTTCAGAACTATAGAAGCTGCCGAAAATTTTCTTTATTCGTGTTACTCCTACATCCCAAATTCAAGAGAAGCGGTCATCTCTTTAGATTGGTTAACCGGTGACGAAATAGTGACTGCTTTTGAGCATGAGACATTTGCTCAATTTCCTAAAGGAAATTATACTGCCAATGATCCGTTTATCTCTTATTGGAACACACTTTTTTCGGGTATAAAACAGTGTTATTTATTAATTAATAACATTGATAAGGTTCCCAATTTAGACCAAAGCAGTAAAGATGACTATATAGCACAAGTCGATTTTTTGATTGCCTATTATCATTTCTTGCTTTTACGTTGTTATGGCCCGATAATATTGGTAAAAGAGGAACCTGTAATAAATACTTCTCCCAAGGATTTTTTGGGACGAACTCCTTATGATGAATGTGTAGATTGGATTGCTGAAAGGTTTGATGATGTTGCCTTAAGACTTCCCGCTAATAGGTCAAATCGGTTGATGGGATTAGCTACCAGCGTTGCGGCTAAAGCAATTAAATCACGCATGTTGCTATATGCAGCTTCACCATTGTACAATGGTAATAGCATGTATGCTGATTTTAAAAATCCCGATGGGACTTCATTGATTAACACTACTTTTGATGTTAATAAATGGTCGCGTGCAAAAGAAGCGTGCAAAGAAGCGATTGAGGCTGCAGAAGCAGTTGGGCATAGGCTTTATATGCCGGCAGATGCGACTGCCGGGGATTTGCCTGAACCTGCGGATCCCATTCAACGGGCACTGAGGTTTACGCTGGTTGATAAAGCAAGTAAAGAACATATTTGGATCGATGCACGTCCGGAGGGATTTTTTTCTATGCAGAATAAATCCCGGCCATGGCTCATAGGACATTCATGGAATGGTATTTCACCTACATTGACAATGTTGGACCGTTTTTATTCAAAAAACGGACTTCCCATAGATCAGGATCCTGCATTCGATTATGAGAAAAGATTTTCACCCACGGTTTTTGATGAAGATGATATCAACGGTGAAGGACAAACACAAAAGATGAATATTGACCGGGAACCGCGTTATTATGCATGGATAAGTTTCCATAACGGTTATTACGAGTGCCAGGGAAGATACTATGAGGGTTCTGGGCATAACGCATACGAGGACTCAAATTTCCGCGGTATAAATAATATGAAGGTTTTAACTCAATTTATGCGTAACCAGGCCTGTGGTGTTCAACAGCGTAGCAATAACTATAGCCCAACGGGTTTTCTCAATAAAAAAGGTGTTCATCCTGCATCAAATTCAGGAGGAGGTGGGCATAGAGAATACCCATGGCCGGTGGTCAGATTAGGTGAGTTATATCTTAACTATGCTGAAGCATGTGTTGAATCGGGAGATTTAGATGAAGCAAAAGTATATATCAACAAGATCCGTGAACGAGCAGGAATTCCAACTCTTGAAACGGCTTGGGGAAGTATAGGGGTTTCACTCACTGAAGCAAAGATGAGAGGAATAGTTCGCCAGGAACGTATGATAGAGATGTATATGGAGCATCAAAATTTCTGGGATATGCGAAGATGGCTTTTGGCTGGAGAATATTTCGATGCCACTCCTGTAGGAAATAATATCATGACAAACGATTTTGAAGAGTTCTGTACTCCAACACCGTTGGATGGTCGTGTTGTAGCAGGGGGAAATTCTCCTAATATCCCACGAAACTTCGCATCTCCACGAAATTATTTAATGCCTATCCCATATACAGAGGTACAGAAAAATAAAAATTTAGTACAAAATCCTGGATACTGA
- a CDS encoding TonB-dependent receptor: protein MTSQAKAIVQNELINIKLNNITIIEAVKAIEKQTNYKFVYNNNDVDVSQIINLNVVDESIEKVARAIFAGYNISVRGNNVIVTRKVSSGSNMNMMQQPKRRNVVGQVVDAQTHETIIGANIRVEGTDRGTVTDIDGNFSISVSGSSDVLLITYIGYQDLRIEVDNRTDLAQIELHPDTQALEEVVITAFGTGQKRETMVGSIQTVNPGELRVPSANLSTSFAGRLAGVISYQRTGQPGADGASFYIRGISTISGATSPLIVLDGVEISAGDLNALDPEIIDGFSILKDATATAMYGSRGANGVMIITTKTGSDLSKPIINYRIEGNVAMPTSKIKLADGVTYMKLFNEAVGNLGTSLLYSQDKIYGTENNLNPYVYPNVNWYDEIFKDAAFNQKFNFNIRGGGSKADYFSSISLTHENGILQNRSKDFYSFDNNIDLMRYNLQNNVNAYLSKSSKFSLRLNVNLMDRKGPNTSVSNLYNNIMYINPVDFPIMYPDDPLVHYARWGGYAFGNEGARNPLADFVSGYQNQFESTVVANLRFDQGLDFIVKGLSFATLVSFKNWSSTSTYRSAPYNMFRVSNYTRHPDNTVDYELARQVEEVTPVLGTNGGTSGSRLFYLQANLNWARSFGKHDLNALFIYNQDQFNLNNISADKSLQRLYNSLPQRTQSVAGRLSYAYDNKYLLEFNFGYNGSENFSEGNRFGFFPSVAGGYNISSESWFEPLLPVVSHLKLRGSWGLVGNDRIGGERFVYMSDVSLTGKGFTTGIDMNYSKSGPVYNRYPNYDLTWETGEKINLGLDLHLFDDFRISADFFREERSNIFQQRATIPNYLGTANTAVYANTAAVRNKGFDFLVDYSKQVNRDFIIQMKGTFTFARNEITKYDEPIDQDYPNLVNVGSSLNTHLGYVAEGLFIDEGEIANRPEQQISGNVGVGDIKYKDIPNRFGETDGLITNNDRIRMGYPTVPEIIYGFGPSIRYKKCDFGFLFQGAARTSMMLSNMHPFGTNTRKNVMKWIVDSHWSPNNQDLHADYPRLTQTTHGNNTEASSFWLRDASFLKLKNAEIGYNLKNMRFYLSGTNLLTFSKFKLWDPEQGGGSGLQYPTTRVFNIGFQMTIN from the coding sequence ATGACATCACAGGCAAAAGCCATAGTACAGAACGAGCTGATAAATATTAAACTCAATAATATTACCATTATTGAGGCTGTAAAAGCTATTGAAAAGCAGACAAATTACAAATTTGTGTATAATAATAATGATGTGGACGTCTCGCAAATAATTAATTTGAATGTAGTTGACGAGTCCATTGAAAAGGTAGCAAGAGCAATTTTTGCCGGATATAATATCTCGGTCAGAGGTAATAATGTGATAGTTACACGCAAGGTTTCTTCAGGAAGCAACATGAATATGATGCAACAGCCCAAACGACGTAATGTGGTTGGGCAAGTTGTTGATGCACAGACCCATGAGACAATAATTGGTGCCAATATACGTGTTGAAGGTACAGACAGGGGAACTGTCACGGATATTGACGGTAATTTCTCAATATCTGTTTCAGGAAGTTCCGATGTGCTCCTGATCACTTATATCGGATATCAGGATTTAAGAATTGAAGTGGACAATCGTACTGATTTAGCCCAAATAGAATTGCATCCTGATACCCAGGCGTTGGAGGAGGTGGTTATTACCGCTTTTGGAACCGGACAGAAACGAGAAACAATGGTCGGTTCAATACAAACAGTGAATCCAGGAGAATTGAGAGTACCCTCTGCAAATCTTTCAACCAGTTTTGCAGGTCGCTTGGCGGGAGTAATCTCTTACCAGCGGACAGGACAGCCTGGTGCTGACGGGGCCAGTTTTTATATTCGTGGTATTTCTACAATTAGTGGTGCAACTTCGCCTCTTATTGTACTTGATGGTGTCGAAATATCGGCAGGTGACCTAAATGCACTTGATCCTGAAATTATTGATGGATTCTCTATATTGAAGGATGCCACAGCCACTGCTATGTATGGGTCCAGAGGGGCTAATGGCGTAATGATCATTACAACGAAAACAGGTTCCGACTTATCTAAGCCTATAATAAATTATCGCATAGAAGGCAATGTAGCTATGCCCACGAGTAAAATAAAACTTGCCGACGGGGTTACTTATATGAAGCTATTTAATGAAGCGGTAGGAAATTTAGGGACTTCATTACTCTATTCGCAAGATAAAATATATGGTACGGAGAACAATTTAAATCCATATGTTTATCCCAATGTTAACTGGTATGATGAGATATTCAAAGATGCAGCGTTTAACCAGAAATTTAATTTTAACATACGTGGTGGTGGCAGTAAAGCAGATTATTTTAGCAGTATTTCTCTAACACATGAGAACGGAATATTACAAAACAGAAGTAAAGATTTTTATTCTTTTGACAACAATATCGATCTAATGCGCTATAATTTACAGAATAATGTAAATGCTTATTTGAGTAAGTCATCGAAGTTTTCTCTGCGCTTAAATGTAAACTTGATGGACAGAAAAGGTCCAAACACCAGTGTTAGCAATCTCTATAACAATATAATGTATATTAATCCGGTTGATTTCCCAATAATGTATCCGGATGATCCGTTGGTTCATTATGCTCGCTGGGGAGGTTACGCTTTTGGAAATGAAGGAGCCCGTAACCCGTTAGCGGACTTTGTAAGTGGATACCAAAATCAATTTGAAAGCACCGTGGTGGCCAACCTTCGGTTTGATCAGGGGCTTGATTTCATTGTTAAAGGTCTCTCATTTGCCACATTGGTTTCTTTTAAAAACTGGTCATCAACATCTACCTATCGTTCAGCTCCTTACAATATGTTTAGAGTTTCTAATTACACTCGTCATCCTGACAATACTGTAGATTATGAACTGGCAAGGCAAGTTGAAGAAGTAACGCCGGTGCTGGGAACAAACGGCGGTACTTCAGGTAGTCGTTTGTTTTACCTTCAGGCAAATTTAAATTGGGCAAGGAGTTTTGGTAAGCATGATTTGAATGCTTTATTTATCTACAATCAAGATCAGTTTAACCTAAATAACATTTCTGCCGACAAATCGCTGCAGCGTTTATATAACTCATTGCCTCAAAGAACACAGAGTGTGGCGGGAAGATTATCCTATGCATACGATAATAAATATTTGCTCGAATTTAACTTCGGATACAATGGTTCCGAAAATTTTTCCGAAGGAAATCGCTTTGGTTTCTTTCCGTCAGTTGCAGGAGGGTACAATATAAGCTCAGAATCTTGGTTTGAACCATTGTTGCCTGTTGTTAGCCATTTAAAATTAAGAGGTTCATGGGGTTTAGTAGGTAATGATCGTATCGGGGGGGAACGTTTTGTTTATATGTCAGACGTGTCTTTAACCGGGAAAGGTTTTACAACTGGGATTGATATGAATTACTCCAAAAGCGGTCCAGTATATAACCGATACCCCAATTATGATTTAACTTGGGAGACCGGTGAGAAAATTAACCTGGGTCTCGATTTGCATCTGTTTGATGATTTTAGAATTTCTGCTGATTTTTTCAGAGAGGAAAGAAGCAATATCTTCCAACAGCGGGCGACTATTCCAAACTATTTAGGCACGGCTAATACTGCTGTCTATGCTAATACTGCTGCTGTAAGGAACAAAGGTTTTGACTTTTTAGTTGATTATAGTAAGCAGGTTAATAGAGATTTTATTATTCAAATGAAAGGGACATTTACTTTTGCCCGAAATGAAATCACAAAGTATGATGAACCGATCGATCAGGATTATCCAAACTTGGTAAATGTAGGAAGCTCATTGAATACTCACCTTGGTTATGTTGCAGAAGGATTGTTTATTGATGAAGGAGAGATTGCAAATCGTCCTGAGCAACAAATATCGGGGAATGTAGGAGTTGGTGATATTAAGTATAAAGATATCCCGAATAGATTTGGCGAAACGGATGGCCTGATTACAAATAATGATCGTATTAGAATGGGTTATCCTACTGTCCCTGAGATTATTTATGGTTTTGGGCCCAGTATTCGCTATAAAAAATGTGATTTCGGGTTTCTCTTCCAGGGGGCAGCACGAACCTCCATGATGTTGTCGAATATGCATCCATTTGGAACTAACACACGCAAGAACGTGATGAAATGGATTGTTGATAGTCACTGGAGTCCGAATAATCAGGATTTACATGCAGATTATCCCAGACTGACTCAAACCACCCATGGTAATAATACGGAAGCCTCAAGTTTTTGGTTGCGAGATGCTTCATTTTTAAAACTCAAAAATGCTGAAATCGGTTACAATTTAAAAAATATGCGTTTTTATCTAAGCGGAACAAATCTGTTAACATTTTCAAAATTTAAACTTTGGGATCCGGAACAAGGTGGTGGAAGTGGATTACAATATCCGACAACGAGAGTTTTTAATATTGGATTTCAGATGACAATAAACTAA
- a CDS encoding sialidase family protein: MNKNYNRRNFIKSLGMITTGSLLNSHLHGEKISNHHKKGMIKNFKISPNKIATIIETKLVCKEPGKLYIIGQSIDENGHVKPTDPFLESNRYLGWPTIAKTEEGELIIVYSGDRDSHVCPWGKTQLIRSRDNGKTWSKPETINNTPLDDRDAGIIQTQKGTLLISWFTSLTYASPAWKWTYQKYARVAEKIPDEIKKIWLGNWTRRSTDGGKTWEKPVRTSSTAPHGPIQLRDGRLLYIGNGTWNGLPALVAEQSMDDGQSWQVIATFKTESGSITGISEPHLVETRSGKIIAMFRNEPNNNEKFLLQSESHDGGKTWTMLHQTPIWGYPPHLLELKNGWLLVVYGYRKEPYGERACISRDEGKTWDIKNEIVLADAFNGDLGYPASVQLDDESILTVYYQQANRGEPTSIFTTHWKLE; the protein is encoded by the coding sequence ATGAACAAGAATTATAACCGGCGTAATTTCATAAAATCATTAGGAATGATAACAACAGGTTCCCTCCTTAATAGTCACTTGCATGGCGAAAAAATCAGCAATCATCATAAGAAGGGAATGATTAAAAATTTCAAAATCTCTCCAAATAAAATTGCTACTATCATTGAAACAAAGCTAGTATGCAAGGAGCCAGGGAAACTGTATATTATTGGACAGTCGATTGACGAAAATGGCCATGTGAAACCTACGGATCCTTTTTTGGAATCGAATCGTTATCTTGGATGGCCCACCATTGCAAAGACAGAGGAGGGGGAACTGATTATTGTTTATTCGGGTGATAGGGATTCCCATGTTTGTCCCTGGGGTAAAACACAATTGATACGTAGTAGAGACAACGGTAAAACTTGGAGTAAACCGGAGACCATTAACAATACGCCATTAGACGACAGAGATGCCGGTATTATTCAAACCCAAAAGGGGACACTGCTGATTAGTTGGTTTACTTCACTGACTTATGCAAGCCCTGCATGGAAATGGACCTATCAGAAATATGCCCGTGTGGCTGAAAAAATACCTGATGAAATAAAAAAGATCTGGTTGGGAAACTGGACGCGTAGGTCTACAGATGGTGGTAAGACATGGGAAAAGCCGGTTCGTACTTCATCTACTGCACCCCATGGCCCCATTCAACTACGCGACGGGCGCTTGCTTTATATTGGGAATGGTACATGGAATGGATTGCCAGCACTTGTCGCAGAACAATCGATGGATGATGGACAGAGTTGGCAGGTAATTGCAACGTTCAAAACTGAAAGCGGATCGATTACAGGTATCAGTGAACCACACTTGGTAGAAACAAGAAGCGGTAAAATTATTGCCATGTTTCGGAATGAACCGAATAATAACGAAAAGTTTCTATTGCAATCAGAGAGTCATGACGGGGGTAAAACATGGACTATGTTGCATCAAACCCCGATTTGGGGCTATCCTCCTCACCTGTTGGAGTTGAAAAACGGTTGGCTACTTGTTGTATATGGCTACAGAAAAGAACCTTACGGCGAGAGAGCATGTATCAGCCGGGATGAAGGAAAAACCTGGGATATTAAAAATGAAATAGTTCTCGCTGATGCTTTTAATGGTGACTTGGGGTATCCGGCAAGCGTTCAGTTAGATGATGAAAGTATTTTAACTGTATATTATCAGCAGGCTAACAGAGGGGAACCTACCTCTATCTTTACAACACACTGGAAGCTAGAATAA